The genomic region TGAGTTCCATGTGGCGACACTCCTCGTAGCGCCGCCTGAGCATCTGCAATAAACGCTTGCTGATGTGGATTAGTAATATTGTTTGGACGCTTAATCACTGATTTTGCAAACATAAAAACTCTCTTCTCAAATACAACTAAATTCATTTAGGTAAATCCGGAAGGGCGCTCGGAAAATTATCCCTGTTCCACAGCCACCGCCAGCCCTCGCGCGAGCATCGGGTCGGCGGCCGTCAGTCTCGCGAGCAGCGATGCTTTCCCGCGTTCGTATTCACCGCGCCAGACCTCGGCGCGGGCAGCGAGCGAGGGGTCTTCCAGGTTCTTCTGAGCGATCATTGACGCCGCGTGGAACACGAGCAGGCTGGACAGATCGGGCGAAAGCCAGCTTGGCGCGTCATCAGCGTTCACCAGCGCGGGCGGCAGGGCAAAGCCGTTCACGGTCACTGTTTGCGAAGCGTTGGGGATCGGATACAGGCCAACGCCATCCTGGCCCGTGTCGTACCAATAGAGCGGGGTTCCCGGCGCATCGGCAGCCCAAGTGGGATAGTAGTTCTCCAGGGCGGAACGGCTGCAATGGGTCAGCGCCGTTCCGCCCCATGCAACGCCGCGCGCCAGCCACAGCGCCGCTCCGCCCGGGGCCGTGAAGATCGACAGCTGGACCGACTGCGCGCCGCTCGGCCAGGAGAACGTCCCCGCGTTCACGATCGGAAACGCCGTGCGCGCCAGGTCCGATGCGCCGTCGTTGAGGTATTGGGTAATCGTCGCCGAAGTCACCAGCACAGCTGCGGCGCCTGTTCCCGATTCCAAGTTGCCCGCCGGAGAGTTCGCCGCCTCACCCAGTCGCGAAAGCACATCTCGCTGCAAGTCCGCTAATGTATTCGCCACGCCGTTATCCTCCTGCTCCATTCCAACTCAACTACTGCGCCAGAAGCCCGGCGCCGATCGCGGACGTATGGGCCGCCGCCAGCGCTGTATGCCCGTACTGACTTGGATGTGTGCCGTCAGCCGTGTACAGATTCGTCCCGCCCGGCTTCAGCCAGCCGCCGCCTGCCGTCAACGGCTGTTGTAACGCCGTCGCCGAATAGATCCCCGTCCCCACCGTCAGTCCCGTCTGCAGCGAGATCAGCGCGCTCTGCGTCGCCGTATCGGCCTCGACGGCCGCCGCGCGATCCAGATATCCCGAAGCGCCCAGCGACGCCCAGTTCGCACGGATGTAGTTGTTGATGGCGATGCGAGTGTGATTGCATGTCGTTGGCGTATTGCCCGCCGCATTGGTGATGGGAAGATACGTGCAGAGAATGATCTTGGGGACACGCCGCTGGATGTGCGCCATCATGCCTTGCAGCAGACCGAGGAACGACGTCACGTTCGCCGCGACATTCACGTCCGACGCGCCGTCGGTGTAGGTCGTGATGTTATTGACGCCCATTTGGATCACAACATGGGAGCAGCCGGCGTAAAACGGCAGACGGTAATTGTCGTCGATTGGCTGAGCCACCATCTGATCCCCGTATTTGCAGCCCTGCACATAGCCGATCTTCAGCCCATCGAAGGCGCGCACAAACTCGCCCGCCCCCTGGATCGCCGCGTTCGCCGACGTATACGTGCGGTTATAACCTGTAAAGCCGCCCGCCTCATACGTATCACCGCTCCCCTGGCCGATGGAGTCGCCATAAACCCCCACGGCGTATCGCGGCGACGCCAGCGCCGCAAGCGGTGAGATGCTCGTCACCACCGACGGCCCATACACATAGCCCGACTGATCCGGCGGCGTGACGCCCGAGTTCGTCCACTGCCCGGTGTTCGCCGTCCCCGTCCCCAGGGCCGCAAGCGTCGCCGATGTCGCCTGCGTCTCATCCGTCTCCGAAGCGGAATGCGAGCTGCCTTCCTGCTGGTTAGGCGACGGGATCAATCCCAGCGGCCATTTGTTACCGGAAGTCGCCGTGACATACGTGCGAAAATAAACATAGTCGCCCGCCGCCACATATCCCCGCGCCGTTCCCTGCACGTAACTCACCGGAACCATGATTTGATCAGATTCCACAGAGCGCCCCGGCGGAATCACGATCGAAGCCGCCCCGCCCCACGTCGCCTGCAAGGGCAGTATCGGATTGCCGCCGCCGTTCGATCGGAGCCACAGCGCCGCCGTCACCGTAATCGGCGTCGTCTGATTGTTCGTGTAATACATCCGGAATCCCACGCTGTCCACGAACACATACGACCGGACCTGATAATTCCCCCCGGTATCGGTCCCATTGGAGCTGGAGGGCCACCACGAGCATGTCCGGCTCGTCGATGGCATCCCCTTGAGCAGTCCCGGCGCCGACACCGGCTGTCGGTTCGTCAGCGCCGCCGGCAGCGCGTTCAACGTCGTAAGATATCCCGAAATCCCCGAGATCTTGCTGACATGGATCGCCATGCGATTACCCCACCCTTCCCAGCGCCACATAGTCGCCCATCGACAAAATCGGATACGTCGCATCCGGCGTGTACGCCCCGGGCGTGCCGTCGGGATTGCCTCCTAGTCCAAACGACACGTTCGCGCCGGTAATCCGCCCGACAAAGCCCGTGGCCGCCGTTGGAACCGCCGCGCCGCTCAGATCCTTAAATGTCTTCACCGCCGCTCCCACGGTTCCGGTGAACGATGCGCCTTCCTGCCGGCCATGCATATTCACAAAATATCCACTGATCGTCGCAGTCCCCGTCAGCGCCAGGAACACATACGCGATCAGCGGCGGCGGCGTGCTGGTCAGATCGACCACATAATTCGCATGCGTAGAATAATCCGACATCGTTGCTTCTCCTTCATCTCCATGACGACTCATCGATGGCGTCAATCGCTCACCTAAGAGAACTTTTTACCGTCCTTCACACGGGAGGACGGATGAAGGCAAGGGCCGTGGATAAGTCTGCCGGCGCGTCTCCGCCTCCAGCTTGCCCTTCATATCCGCGAACTCATCGGCCAGCATCGCGCGGCGAGCCATGTTGTCGGACGTCGGATTCTGAATAATCCTCAGGAGCGCCGCCTTGTAAACCACCGCCATATGCGCGCGGTCCGGCAGCGGACACGCCGCGCTCATCGCGCTCCAGCCCACACCTGGGACGCCATACCCCTCCAGCACTAAACCGCCCGCCGCCGAATAACTCGGCGCCGGATACAGTACGATCTGGTTCAGCCCGGTTGGAATCCACATCTCCGGAGTGCTCGCCGCTTCATCCCGCCATCCGCCCGACCACTCGTCCATCCCGCCAATCGTCGCGCTCCCGATCGTCCGACGCGCGCCAGACGCGTCATACACGCTCACCGCCTTCACCTTCGTGATTTGCGGCGCGCAGTACTCCGCCTGTCCCGAAACCAGGTCCGCGGTTGCCGTGGTGTAAAAGCAATCCGTCGCCCGCGCAATCTCGTCGGCCGCCGTGCTGACCAGGCGGCTCCATGCGAACGGATCGGCGTCGCCCGGCGTCCCAAAGAACTCACCGAGCAGATCGCGCCCTTGAATGATCATTTCCTGCCTGGTCATCACAACCTCCCCGCCGCTGGTCACACGCCTTCAATCCACACTCACTCGATCTCGCCCGCCTCCTGCGGCGCCGTCGTCAATCCCGGCGCCTGACCTTCATGCTCCGGCTTCTGCGCCTCCACCTCACCCGCGCGCACAAGGATCAAATAGATCTCTTCCGGCACATCCACATATTCTCCGCGCTTGATAAAGTAGAAGTGCCCGTTGACGCCCACCGTCAGCGCCCCCTCCTTCTTGTGATCCTTCTTGCCCAGCTCATGCCGCAGCCGGATCCGATACTTCGGCTGCGCATCCAACTGCTGCTTCACCGTCAACACCGGCGCCTCATCCGCCGCCATCTCATCTGTTGCCATCGTTTTAGTCGTCATGGGTATCCTTTTTCGTATTAGAGCGGCCCCCTGCCCTCAATCCTGGGGGCAGGGGGCCGAATCAGGTCGAGCACTACGGCGAAACCGCATGCTCCACACGAACCACAAAGTTCTGATTCGCGATCGTACCGCCAAACGTCGCCTTCCACTCATCTGTTACTTTAATGACCTAACCTCGCATACAATAGAACCA from Capsulimonas corticalis harbors:
- a CDS encoding SGNH/GDSL hydrolase family protein; protein product: MAIHVSKISGISGYLTTLNALPAALTNRQPVSAPGLLKGMPSTSRTCSWWPSSSNGTDTGGNYQVRSYVFVDSVGFRMYYTNNQTTPITVTAALWLRSNGGGNPILPLQATWGGAASIVIPPGRSVESDQIMVPVSYVQGTARGYVAAGDYVYFRTYVTATSGNKWPLGLIPSPNQQEGSSHSASETDETQATSATLAALGTGTANTGQWTNSGVTPPDQSGYVYGPSVVTSISPLAALASPRYAVGVYGDSIGQGSGDTYEAGGFTGYNRTYTSANAAIQGAGEFVRAFDGLKIGYVQGCKYGDQMVAQPIDDNYRLPFYAGCSHVVIQMGVNNITTYTDGASDVNVAANVTSFLGLLQGMMAHIQRRVPKIILCTYLPITNAAGNTPTTCNHTRIAINNYIRANWASLGASGYLDRAAAVEADTATQSALISLQTGLTVGTGIYSATALQQPLTAGGGWLKPGGTNLYTADGTHPSQYGHTALAAAHTSAIGAGLLAQ